A section of the Candidatus Sysuiplasma acidicola genome encodes:
- a CDS encoding methylenetetrahydrofolate reductase, which yields MAQRTSDAIDIGFTSRLKSVLQSGRFAVTCELGPPQGSTVEPLVHKAEIVKGFVDAANLTDCTGAMVRLSSFASSLAVMRVGLEPVMQMTLRDRNRIGLQSDLLGASALGVRNILCLYGDLPAVGNEKEAKPVYDLNTETLISMIRKMRDESALLGGGKISVPPDFFIGAAASPVREDSEQRIEKIRKKVDAGAQFIQTQPIFDLELFGEFMDDVNSSGIGGKCHVIAGIMPLRSLKMARHLREQMHGIAVTDDILTRMEKADSQEQEGIRISLEAIDELKRIRGLAGIHIMTVSWEQSIPKIVEEAGLTPRPVFQ from the coding sequence TTGGCACAGCGCACTTCTGACGCAATTGACATTGGATTCACTAGCAGGCTTAAGAGTGTTTTGCAATCGGGCAGATTTGCTGTCACATGCGAACTCGGACCTCCCCAGGGATCAACAGTTGAACCGCTAGTTCACAAGGCGGAGATTGTGAAAGGATTTGTGGATGCCGCAAATCTCACCGATTGCACAGGCGCAATGGTTAGACTGTCTAGCTTTGCTTCCTCCCTCGCTGTAATGAGGGTAGGACTGGAGCCGGTCATGCAGATGACGCTCAGGGACAGGAACAGGATAGGCCTGCAGAGCGACCTGCTGGGTGCATCTGCGCTCGGAGTGCGGAACATCCTGTGCCTTTACGGAGATCTTCCTGCAGTTGGAAACGAGAAGGAAGCCAAACCGGTTTACGACCTTAACACTGAGACACTAATTTCAATGATACGAAAGATGAGAGACGAATCGGCACTCCTTGGTGGAGGAAAAATATCGGTACCGCCTGATTTTTTCATCGGTGCTGCCGCTTCGCCGGTGCGCGAAGACAGTGAGCAGAGGATCGAAAAGATAAGGAAAAAAGTCGATGCGGGAGCGCAATTCATTCAGACGCAACCAATATTCGATCTGGAGCTGTTCGGCGAATTTATGGACGACGTGAATTCAAGCGGTATTGGCGGTAAGTGCCACGTCATTGCCGGAATAATGCCGCTGCGATCGCTGAAAATGGCGAGACACCTTCGAGAGCAGATGCACGGCATCGCCGTGACGGACGACATTTTGACGAGAATGGAAAAGGCGGATTCGCAGGAGCAGGAGGGTATCAGAATCTCACTGGAGGCAATAGACGAATTGAAACGGATTCGCGGACTAGCTGGCATACACATTATGACCGTATCGTGGGAACAGTCGATACCAAAAATTGTGGAAGAGGCGGGCCTGACGCCCAGACCCGTCTTCCAGTGA
- a CDS encoding cytochrome bc complex cytochrome b subunit, whose amino-acid sequence MKVFDKLSGMISKYVPKFSLTDIIDINEQPLFKTPNYMFRIKYWLGALVAAALSFEVFSGLFLLLTYYPSDPYNQTIFLVQKIPFGAPILFSHLYGAYFMIFLIYLHLFRNYFDGAYKKPRQFLWVVGLVLFALTLATAFTGYSLPADILGVDADGVANGILSYLPGGSTLQVIVFGNGLPLDMYTRLLAWHIILTSMIGAFFVIHFLLFEQYGVMPSKKVRDKAPAVYSKDEWKNFNPWWPRNFVYMLSLTLMIWGLILIVPNVLANINGIPFILQPAPAPSPTSPLALTVPPYPPWFFLFLYKALDFNTPTGGAYNPLVASTLAAMIPALYLLALPWLDRSDETEPQRRSLWIGIGILLITYLVQLTIWGYTAPGVPEPFALQVGFMLPPLVMTFLFVYLLPRFHNRRRGEFELSPKTSALLIAAGLTFVGTIPSLMSSPVIYGAGILIPLCLSLALFGRSTNGVAHSWSTDEAIDRRRSFWIGVVILLITYLVQLGVWAYTTNGKAEPLTYQVGIMLPPLVIAFLSIYLIPKFVNRAKGNLRLTPKTAALLAVAGLVFIGTLSSFLSTPTVYGLGIVIPIGLAFILFGRKIARGTSTDTIGNEPEADDVRIKKSPILLISALMVLAFIIFGFMLLVPTTGQASTYWGIGTGIEFLIFSYALYLYDNLFFPQENDEFRLPAIQSSDDGAADIPEVHTVPEAVSGAPRE is encoded by the coding sequence ATGAAAGTGTTTGATAAGCTTTCAGGTATGATTTCGAAATACGTGCCGAAATTTTCGCTCACTGATATAATCGACATCAATGAACAGCCTCTCTTCAAAACGCCCAACTATATGTTTCGCATTAAATACTGGCTTGGTGCCCTTGTGGCTGCCGCACTTTCGTTTGAGGTGTTTTCCGGCCTGTTCCTGCTTTTGACCTATTATCCCTCGGATCCTTACAACCAGACCATTTTTCTGGTTCAGAAAATCCCGTTCGGCGCGCCTATATTGTTCAGTCACCTGTATGGTGCATATTTCATGATTTTTCTGATATACCTTCATCTTTTCAGAAATTATTTTGACGGCGCCTACAAGAAGCCTCGCCAATTTCTGTGGGTAGTTGGCCTCGTACTATTCGCGCTAACCCTCGCAACAGCGTTCACTGGTTACTCCCTGCCGGCTGACATACTTGGTGTGGATGCGGATGGCGTAGCCAATGGTATTCTCTCCTATTTGCCTGGCGGAAGTACGCTTCAGGTTATAGTGTTCGGCAATGGTCTGCCTCTGGACATGTATACAAGGCTTCTTGCCTGGCACATCATACTTACCTCCATGATTGGCGCGTTTTTCGTCATCCACTTCCTTCTCTTTGAACAGTATGGTGTGATGCCATCCAAGAAGGTCAGAGACAAAGCTCCTGCGGTATATTCAAAGGACGAATGGAAAAATTTCAATCCATGGTGGCCCCGTAACTTCGTCTACATGCTATCACTGACCCTCATGATTTGGGGTCTCATCCTTATAGTTCCAAACGTGCTGGCAAATATAAACGGCATTCCATTCATACTGCAGCCTGCCCCGGCTCCATCACCAACGAGTCCCCTCGCACTCACAGTGCCTCCGTATCCGCCGTGGTTCTTCCTTTTCCTCTACAAAGCACTTGATTTCAACACCCCTACAGGAGGCGCATACAATCCGCTGGTTGCATCCACACTGGCAGCAATGATTCCCGCGCTCTATCTGCTTGCTTTGCCGTGGCTTGACAGATCAGACGAAACCGAGCCGCAAAGGAGATCTTTGTGGATAGGCATAGGCATACTGCTCATTACCTACCTTGTCCAGCTTACCATCTGGGGCTACACAGCCCCCGGTGTGCCAGAGCCATTCGCATTGCAGGTGGGTTTCATGCTTCCACCGCTGGTTATGACATTCCTGTTCGTTTATCTGCTGCCACGATTCCATAACCGGAGAAGAGGCGAGTTTGAACTGAGCCCAAAGACGTCTGCACTGCTGATTGCAGCAGGACTGACATTCGTAGGCACTATCCCGAGTCTCATGAGTTCGCCGGTAATTTATGGAGCAGGGATACTGATTCCTCTTTGTCTTTCGTTAGCACTGTTCGGCAGAAGCACAAATGGTGTGGCGCATTCATGGTCTACAGATGAAGCCATAGATCGAAGGAGATCCTTCTGGATAGGTGTAGTCATACTGCTCATTACCTACCTTGTCCAGTTAGGCGTCTGGGCATATACAACAAACGGGAAGGCCGAACCTCTCACCTACCAGGTCGGTATTATGCTTCCACCGCTGGTAATTGCCTTCCTGAGCATTTATCTGATACCGAAATTCGTGAACAGGGCAAAGGGAAATTTACGGTTAACTCCGAAAACTGCAGCTTTGCTGGCCGTCGCAGGTCTTGTCTTTATTGGCACGTTGTCGAGTTTCCTGAGCACGCCAACAGTCTATGGTCTTGGTATAGTAATTCCCATCGGCCTGGCGTTCATATTGTTCGGCAGGAAGATCGCCCGCGGAACATCTACCGACACGATTGGCAATGAACCTGAGGCGGATGACGTCAGAATTAAAAAATCACCGATTCTTCTCATCTCGGCCCTCATGGTTCTTGCCTTCATTATATTCGGATTCATGCTTCTGGTTCCGACCACGGGCCAGGCAAGCACATACTGGGGGATAGGCACAGGCATTGAGTTTCTCATATTCAGCTACGCACTGTATCTGTATGATAATCTCTTCTTCCCACAGGAAAACGATGAATTCAGGCTGCCGGCAATACAGTCATCCGATGATGGTGCTGCTGATATTCCCGAGGTGCATACGGTTCCAGAAGCTGTCTCAGGCGCTCCGAGAGAATGA
- a CDS encoding acyl-CoA dehydrogenase family protein produces the protein MNFELSEEHEMVRSTVKKFARGDLASVAERMDRDDYFPEDMFRKLGGLGMLGITVPTEYEGAGLDYISQTVCLEELARVSPAFALSVGAHSNLCLDNLYRNGSREQREAYVPRLATGKLIGCLGLTEPESGSDALAMRTAARRSGDAYILSGSKTFITNAPVADICLVYAKTRPDLKTKGISAFVVEASYSGFRKGKKFDKMGMRGSPTGEIYFDDCSVPAINLVGRENGGVSIVMSGLNVERATLAGISLGIQAEVLELAARYAMKRKQFGTPISEFEMIQEKIATMWVDLEASRLLIYRALDMLQKGRGRNREAAAAIMYAAAASTRSALDAIQIMGGNGYMREFNVERLMRDAKLLEIGAGTTEIRKLIIAREVLNSLT, from the coding sequence ATGAATTTTGAGCTCAGCGAAGAGCACGAGATGGTCAGGAGCACCGTGAAGAAGTTTGCCAGAGGTGATCTCGCATCCGTCGCAGAACGTATGGACAGAGATGATTACTTTCCCGAAGACATGTTCAGAAAACTGGGCGGCCTGGGGATGCTTGGCATTACTGTGCCTACCGAATATGAAGGTGCGGGCCTCGATTATATTTCTCAGACTGTGTGTCTTGAGGAACTCGCTCGTGTCTCTCCTGCTTTTGCACTGTCCGTAGGCGCTCATTCGAATCTCTGCCTAGATAATTTATACCGCAACGGAAGCAGGGAACAGAGGGAGGCTTATGTGCCAAGGCTGGCAACAGGCAAACTTATCGGATGTCTCGGGCTGACTGAGCCAGAATCCGGATCTGATGCTCTTGCAATGAGGACCGCTGCCAGAAGAAGCGGTGACGCATACATTCTCAGCGGTTCCAAGACGTTCATAACAAACGCTCCGGTGGCGGACATCTGTCTGGTCTATGCAAAGACTAGGCCGGATTTGAAGACCAAAGGGATAAGTGCCTTCGTTGTGGAAGCCTCTTATTCAGGTTTCAGAAAGGGGAAAAAGTTCGACAAAATGGGTATGCGCGGCTCGCCTACCGGTGAGATTTATTTCGACGACTGCTCTGTTCCCGCGATTAATCTCGTGGGCAGGGAAAACGGCGGAGTATCCATCGTTATGTCAGGCCTGAATGTCGAGAGAGCCACGCTCGCCGGTATCTCACTCGGCATTCAGGCAGAAGTGCTGGAGCTGGCAGCCAGATATGCAATGAAAAGAAAGCAGTTCGGCACACCTATTTCTGAATTCGAAATGATTCAGGAGAAGATTGCCACTATGTGGGTGGATCTGGAGGCCAGCAGGCTGCTGATATACAGGGCACTGGATATGCTGCAGAAGGGCAGGGGAAGGAACAGGGAGGCGGCTGCTGCAATCATGTATGCGGCGGCAGCATCCACGAGAAGTGCACTTGATGCTATTCAGATCATGGGCGGTAATGGATACATGCGGGAATTCAATGTCGAGCGACTGATGCGCGATGCCAAACTTCTCGAAATCGGAGCAGGAACCACAGAGATAAGGAAACTGATAATTGCGAGGGAAGTGCTGAATTCATTGACCTGA
- a CDS encoding twin-arginine translocase subunit TatC has protein sequence MNEGAAKEPSPLTPLLDHLQELASRLRRILFTILLFTAFFMFFGPSSVSVSPTHIALPLFGAFTITRIPIVVPSFLNSFSTLALRYFITHEVPKGVVVLNVNVFDPILSSMQVSLLFSVAISMPVILTEMWKFISPALYGHEKNQLKLVIIPAFLLFISGAAFAYFVIIPVILVVVKLYMISLGIQATISFKSLVALIVGFLFSFGLAFELPIVMVTLTKFNFVGPEVWKENWRMGILASFIIALLISPGVTGGLIETIIGLTLSGLYAAGALASRRVARKNATSQVETVESQGKI, from the coding sequence ATGAATGAAGGTGCAGCAAAAGAGCCCAGTCCCCTGACGCCGCTTCTGGATCATCTGCAGGAACTTGCTTCGCGTCTAAGGCGCATTTTATTCACCATTCTGCTTTTCACCGCTTTTTTCATGTTTTTCGGTCCTTCATCTGTGTCTGTGTCGCCTACGCACATAGCTCTCCCTTTGTTTGGTGCTTTCACCATTACAAGGATACCGATCGTCGTGCCGTCATTTCTGAACAGTTTTTCCACTCTCGCACTGCGGTACTTCATAACTCATGAGGTGCCGAAAGGCGTCGTGGTACTGAATGTCAATGTCTTCGACCCAATACTCTCTTCCATGCAGGTATCGCTTCTGTTCAGTGTGGCAATCTCTATGCCTGTAATTTTGACCGAAATGTGGAAGTTTATCTCCCCTGCGCTGTATGGTCACGAGAAGAACCAGCTCAAGTTGGTGATCATTCCTGCTTTTCTTCTATTCATTTCAGGGGCAGCTTTCGCTTATTTTGTGATCATACCGGTAATCCTGGTAGTGGTGAAACTGTACATGATTTCGCTGGGCATCCAGGCAACCATCAGTTTTAAATCGCTCGTGGCCCTCATCGTCGGCTTCCTATTCTCGTTTGGTTTGGCATTCGAGCTGCCGATAGTTATGGTTACTCTGACGAAATTCAATTTTGTCGGGCCGGAGGTTTGGAAGGAGAATTGGAGAATGGGCATACTTGCATCATTTATCATTGCCCTGCTCATTTCTCCCGGAGTTACTGGCGGTCTGATTGAGACTATAATCGGGCTCACACTCTCCGGACTGTATGCGGCAGGTGCCCTCGCATCACGGCGTGTGGCGAGGAAAAATGCGACCTCACAAGTTGAAACTGTCGAATCACAAGGGAAAATCTGA
- a CDS encoding Rieske 2Fe-2S domain-containing protein: MKNPRTRFNDELFVKNGEDYLFKYLDSNVGRIDDSRRKFIKGMIFGIGAAAVASALGAIRGLEVPIVGAKSYTKMLLVDSTGSAVKASAFPVNNPIITLYEYPLQNEINFVLNLGDQQNNPVAVPAAEVTVPLDGSKYKFAGGVGPHKSIVSYSAICQHLGCSPPEIHLYPPDEMKTGMPPPALLPPEAITAANSAGIPAVIHCDCHGSTYDPYRGAAVLTGPTERPLPSVVLEWDSTTDQLYAVGEVGVPVYGHTSTLEGGTPVTGSSTVVTAKINPFP, encoded by the coding sequence ATGAAGAATCCTCGAACTAGATTCAACGACGAACTTTTCGTCAAGAATGGTGAAGATTATCTTTTCAAGTACCTGGATTCAAACGTTGGTCGTATCGATGACAGCCGGCGTAAATTCATCAAAGGGATGATATTTGGAATAGGTGCAGCTGCAGTGGCGAGCGCTCTCGGCGCAATCCGCGGTCTGGAGGTACCGATCGTGGGTGCGAAGTCTTACACAAAGATGCTCCTTGTGGACTCGACCGGCTCCGCCGTAAAGGCTTCCGCATTTCCGGTCAACAATCCAATTATAACGCTGTATGAATACCCGCTTCAGAACGAAATCAATTTCGTACTCAATCTCGGTGACCAGCAAAACAACCCTGTCGCGGTTCCAGCAGCAGAAGTCACGGTTCCGCTTGACGGAAGCAAATATAAGTTTGCTGGAGGAGTCGGGCCGCACAAATCGATTGTGTCATACAGCGCAATATGTCAGCATCTCGGTTGCTCTCCTCCGGAAATTCATTTGTACCCTCCGGACGAAATGAAAACCGGCATGCCACCCCCTGCACTCCTTCCGCCTGAAGCGATTACAGCAGCTAACAGTGCAGGTATCCCGGCTGTCATACACTGCGACTGTCATGGCTCCACATACGATCCTTACCGTGGCGCAGCTGTGCTGACTGGACCTACTGAAAGGCCACTGCCTTCGGTTGTATTGGAATGGGATTCTACCACAGATCAACTTTATGCAGTTGGTGAGGTGGGAGTTCCTGTTTACGGCCATACGAGCACTCTGGAAGGCGGTACACCGGTAACCGGCAGTTCTACTGTAGTTACCGCAAAAATAAATCCGTTCCCGTGA
- a CDS encoding thiolase domain-containing protein (Catalyzes the synthesis of acetoacetyl coenzyme A from two molecules of acetyl coenzyme A. It can also act as a thiolase, catalyzing the reverse reaction and generating two-carbon units from the four-carbon product of fatty acid oxidation) gives MDFRYMVKKAYDYAMKDLPSLEKDDIDGSRISYFSDHFTRQLKAASMVQDYLGLNPRGSMRIEWGGATGGEVFQSGFEAVASGRMDICLVAGFETMSRVQTWKGNEFIALASDTNYDYPNGGFYSGYYALMVTRHIYEYLRKSKFANIRDEREAQRLAFKEAARILSMVSVKNHINALHNPYAQYPKRLTIKDVMSSEMISYPLTREMICTMSDGAAVAILASEDEAFRLTDNPVLISGVGCGTDTMRLADRPFGEVPLMKHEKKEDYAGLAYPGAHSFRAGRAASIEAYESAGIENPMKEIDFIELHDAYASSEVQTYEDMGLCRYGEGYDFIESGKPFLEGIDYGLPVPGAGKMPVNPSGGLIACGHPVGATGLMQAVFALWQLQGTVAKHFADPTLQIRKPRRGAIHSHAGTGSAVTVSILEAVR, from the coding sequence ATGGATTTTCGCTATATGGTGAAGAAGGCATATGACTACGCAATGAAGGACCTGCCTTCTCTTGAGAAAGATGATATCGACGGTTCAAGGATATCCTATTTCTCGGATCACTTTACAAGACAACTGAAGGCAGCAAGCATGGTTCAGGACTACCTGGGATTGAATCCCAGGGGCAGCATGCGTATTGAATGGGGCGGAGCCACAGGTGGAGAGGTTTTTCAGTCCGGCTTCGAGGCAGTCGCCTCCGGAAGGATGGACATATGTCTGGTTGCCGGTTTCGAGACGATGTCCAGGGTTCAGACATGGAAAGGAAATGAATTCATAGCCCTTGCATCGGACACAAATTATGATTATCCGAATGGCGGTTTCTACAGCGGTTACTACGCGCTGATGGTTACGAGGCACATATATGAGTATCTGAGGAAAAGTAAGTTCGCGAACATCAGGGATGAAAGAGAGGCTCAGCGGCTTGCTTTCAAGGAGGCTGCGAGAATACTCTCAATGGTTTCGGTGAAGAATCACATAAATGCGCTGCACAATCCTTACGCACAATATCCTAAAAGGCTGACCATCAAAGACGTCATGTCGTCCGAGATGATATCCTACCCGCTCACCAGGGAAATGATATGCACCATGAGTGACGGTGCTGCTGTTGCAATACTCGCCAGCGAGGATGAGGCATTCCGCCTTACCGACAATCCGGTTCTGATAAGCGGCGTGGGCTGCGGAACTGACACGATGCGTCTCGCAGACCGGCCCTTTGGCGAAGTTCCGCTTATGAAACATGAAAAGAAGGAGGATTACGCAGGGCTTGCCTATCCGGGCGCTCACTCTTTCAGGGCGGGCCGCGCGGCTTCCATTGAAGCGTACGAGTCTGCCGGTATCGAGAATCCGATGAAGGAGATAGATTTCATCGAGCTTCATGATGCATATGCATCATCAGAAGTTCAGACATATGAGGACATGGGGCTCTGCAGATACGGCGAAGGGTATGACTTCATAGAGAGCGGCAAACCATTCCTGGAAGGCATTGATTACGGCTTGCCTGTTCCGGGCGCCGGAAAAATGCCAGTCAACCCTTCGGGCGGTCTGATTGCATGCGGTCATCCTGTAGGCGCCACCGGGCTCATGCAGGCCGTATTCGCGTTGTGGCAGCTTCAGGGGACTGTTGCAAAACACTTCGCTGACCCCACGCTGCAGATCAGGAAGCCCAGACGCGGAGCGATACATTCACACGCAGGCACGGGAAGCGCAGTTACTGTCTCAATACTGGAGGCGGTGAGATAA
- the tatA gene encoding twin-arginine translocase TatA/TatE family subunit — translation MVLIGNMWDWAIVIIVALILFGGANKIPDMFRSFGKAAGEFKRGQMEIQKELEKEVQVTAEKK, via the coding sequence ATGGTGCTGATAGGAAACATGTGGGACTGGGCCATAGTAATAATCGTAGCACTCATTTTATTCGGCGGTGCTAACAAGATACCGGATATGTTCAGGTCATTCGGTAAGGCAGCCGGTGAGTTCAAGCGTGGACAAATGGAAATACAGAAAGAGCTCGAGAAAGAAGTTCAGGTTACAGCTGAAAAGAAGTGA
- a CDS encoding Zn-ribbon domain-containing OB-fold protein has product MSEINRKGAAIYIEKEYGDQLVINFPYSVNYIHSYANDSRFFLGLADGKLFGSRCARCDYVFATPRSHCMFCGEETRWKVLPRKGKVHSWTTCEFGSEAFLKETPYNLALIEFAGVNSLFMTRLKDCVREDIYVGMPVEARFARKPEYLVRDVWFVPSVPPAKKRKR; this is encoded by the coding sequence ATGTCTGAGATAAACAGGAAGGGTGCGGCAATCTACATCGAAAAGGAATACGGAGATCAGCTGGTCATAAACTTCCCCTATTCTGTGAACTACATACACAGTTACGCGAACGATTCCAGATTCTTCCTCGGCCTCGCCGACGGCAAGTTATTCGGTTCGAGATGTGCCCGGTGTGATTACGTATTTGCAACACCGAGGAGCCACTGCATGTTTTGCGGTGAGGAGACACGCTGGAAGGTGCTGCCGCGAAAAGGAAAAGTCCACTCATGGACGACATGCGAATTCGGGAGCGAGGCATTCCTGAAGGAAACGCCATATAATCTAGCTCTGATTGAATTCGCCGGTGTTAACAGTCTGTTCATGACAAGGCTGAAGGACTGTGTCCGGGAGGACATTTATGTCGGTATGCCTGTCGAAGCCAGGTTCGCCAGGAAGCCCGAGTACCTCGTCCGCGACGTATGGTTCGTTCCGTCCGTCCCCCCGGCGAAGAAGAGAAAGCGATAA
- the cyoE gene encoding heme o synthase, giving the protein MSDFIELTKPRLITAELFVAVASLVVAGRMSVPVLSVIKLVALGYLGLGGSAAINSYFDRDIDVVMSRTAGRAVPSGRLKPSSALIFGLSTLALSVSLSFILINPLTALIIGLGSILYIGLYTVYLKRRTPGSVLWGGLSGAIPALGGWSVYTQTDWLIPALIFAVVFFWQPGHFWPLSIYYRDEYRSAGIPALSTVKDTRSIAQSALLYNLVTIAVTYLLYFVSRLSIVFLLVMSLANGWLIFRSVKGTRSEDKRFFLGSFRFSIAYMFVFLLSLIVSSLVPFPFALR; this is encoded by the coding sequence ATTTCCGATTTCATTGAGCTGACAAAGCCGCGTCTCATAACTGCCGAACTGTTTGTGGCCGTGGCGAGCCTCGTCGTTGCCGGTCGGATGTCCGTTCCTGTGCTTTCTGTCATCAAGCTTGTTGCGTTGGGTTATCTGGGTCTGGGCGGCTCGGCGGCTATCAATTCTTACTTTGACAGGGATATAGATGTCGTTATGTCACGGACTGCCGGACGCGCTGTTCCATCAGGAAGATTGAAACCATCGTCGGCTTTGATCTTTGGTCTGTCCACGCTCGCCCTGTCCGTCTCTCTTTCATTCATTCTGATAAATCCCCTCACAGCATTGATCATAGGCTTGGGCTCTATATTGTATATCGGTCTTTATACCGTTTATCTCAAAAGGAGGACACCTGGTTCTGTTCTCTGGGGCGGTCTGTCCGGTGCGATACCAGCTCTCGGCGGATGGTCTGTTTACACCCAGACTGACTGGCTTATTCCCGCCCTAATTTTTGCCGTCGTCTTCTTTTGGCAGCCCGGTCATTTCTGGCCGCTTTCAATTTATTACCGGGATGAGTACAGGTCCGCAGGCATTCCAGCCTTATCCACAGTCAAGGATACACGCAGCATTGCGCAATCTGCGCTCCTGTACAATCTCGTGACAATTGCCGTCACATATCTCCTGTATTTTGTTTCGCGCCTCTCCATCGTTTTTCTGCTTGTGATGAGCCTCGCTAACGGATGGCTCATATTCCGTTCTGTAAAAGGCACAAGGTCCGAGGATAAACGATTTTTTCTCGGCAGCTTCCGTTTCTCCATCGCATATATGTTCGTCTTTTTGCTGTCACTCATTGTGTCAAGTCTGGTGCCCTTTCCATTTGCGCTGCGATGA